One genomic segment of Calonectris borealis chromosome 18, bCalBor7.hap1.2, whole genome shotgun sequence includes these proteins:
- the UBE3B gene encoding ubiquitin-protein ligase E3B isoform X11, translating to MFSASQSSKAQFLDKARQAREERRELKERERAAVQIQALIRRFLCRCRLQREIRREVEDFFGANESGSSKRSALSIFRIARKLLFVFNHKEDKERFEKLCRCILNSMDVENEPKVWYVSLALCKDLTLLWIKQIKDILWFCCEFLKQLKPDILQDSRLVNLHLTMLVTFTDTSTWKILRGKGETLRPAMNHICANIMGHLNQKGFFSVLQILLTNGLARSRPSLSKGSLTAVFSLALRPVVAAQFSDNLLRSFLIHIMSVPAIMTHLATLTPERLAVIESHDLFRKFILFLSCEAQCRDVCVCLEGSHTLCLLGNLVYLGSLNDKVLEEETAHFVGVLIHMLSYCQKYVSQKKSNLTHWHPVLGWFSQTVDYGLNESMPLLTKQLQHLWGVHMIRILFSDVLSKKLLENQEIAQLPTQPVSPQNSLPMKNLFKRAFQKSASVRNILKPVGGKRVDSAEVQKVCSICVLYQTTLTTLTQIRLQILTGLTYLDDLLPKLWAFICELGPQGGLKLFLECLNNDTEESKRLLAMLMLFCDCSRHLITILDDIEVYEEQISFKLEELVTISSFLNSFVFKMIWDGIVENARGETLELFHSVHGWLMVLYERDCRRRFAPEDHWLRKDLKPSVLFQELDKDKKRAQLLLQYIPHVIPHKNRVLLFRNMVTKEKEKLGLVETSSASPHVTHITIRRSRMLEDGYEQLRQLSQNAMKGVIRVKFVNDLGVDEAGIDQDGVFKEFLEEIIKKVFDPALNLFKTTSGDERLYPSPTSYIHENYLQLFEFVGKMLGKAVYEGIVVDVPFASFFLSQLLGHHHSVFYSSVDELPSLDSEFYKNLTSIKRYDGDISDLGLTLSYDEDVMGQDQLHPSHGSLPHAHANQESDSSTHQWIQVDH from the exons ATGTTCAGTGCGAGCCAGTCCTCCAAAGCCCAGTTCCTCGACAAAGCGCGCCAGGCTCGGGAGGAGCGGAGGGAGCTGAAGGAGAGGGAGCGTGCTGCCGTCCAGATCCAGGCTCTGATCAGAAGATTTCTCTGTCGGTGCCGCCTGCAGAGGGAGATAAG GAGAGAAGTGGAGGATTTCTTTGGGGCAAATGAATCTGGCTCAAGTAAAAGAAGTGCTCTTTCTATCTTCAGAATTGCGAGGAAACTGCTGTTTGTATTTAATCATAAAGAGGACAAAGAG agattTGAAAAGCTGTGCCGTTGTATTCTGAATAGTATGGATGTTGAGAATGAGCCCAAG GTGTGGTATGTGTCACTGGCACTCTGCAAGGATCTTACACTCTTATGGATCAAACAGATCAAAGacattttgtggttttgctgTGAATTTCTCAAGCAGCTTAAg CCTGACATCTTACAAGACTCCAGACTGGTCAATTTGCACCTCACAATGCTTGTCACCTTCACAGACACTTCTACGTGGAAAATCCTTCGGGGAAAAG GTGAAACCCTGAGGCCTGCCATGAACCACATCTGTGCAAACATCATGGGACATCTAAatcagaagggatttttttctgtgctgcag atttTGCTAACTAATGGCTTGGCAAGATCCAGACCTTCCTTGTCCAAAGGCTCTTTAACTGCCGTCTTCTCTCTTGCATTGCG CCCTGTGGTTGCTGCGCAGTTTTCAGACAATCTGTTGAGGTCATTTCTGATCCATATCATGTCTGTGCCTGCTATAATGACTCATCTTGCTACTCTAACACCTGAG CGTCTGGCAGTGATAGAATCTCATGATCTTTTCCGCAAGTTCATCCTATTTTTAAGTTGTGAAGCACAATGTCGAGATGTCTGCGTATGCCTAGAAGGAAGTCACACTCTTTGTTTGTTGG GTAATCTTGTGTACTTGGGCTCCTTGAATGACAAAGTTCTTGAGGAGGAGACAGCTCATTTTGTGGGTGTGCTTATTCACATGCTCTCCTACTGCCAGAAGTACGTTTCACAAAAGAAATCCAACCTCACCCACTGGCATCCTGTTCTTGGCTGGTTTTCACAGACTGTGGATTATGG ATTGAATGAGTCCATGCCTCTGCTGACAAAGCAACTGCAGCATCTCTGGGGAGTCCATATGATCCGCATCCTCTTCAGTGATGTGCTCAGCAAGAAATTGCTGGAGAATCAGGAAATAGCTCAGCTGCCGACACAGCCAGTTTCCCCTCAGAACAGCCTTCCTATGAAGA ATCTTTTCAAGAGAGCTTTCCAGAAGTCTGCATCTGTCCGCAACATTCTCAAGCCTGTTGGGGGCAAGCGAGTGGACTCAGCAGAAGTACAGAAGGTGTGCAGTATCTGTGTCCTGTACCAAACCACGCTCACAACGCTGACGCAGATCCGCCTGCAGATACTCACAG GCCTCACTTACCTGGATGATCTGTTGCCCAAATTATGGGCTTTTATCTGTGAGCTGGGACCACAGGGCGGGTTAAAACTCTTCTTGGAGTGCTTGAATAATGATACGGAGGAATCCAAGAGGCTGCTGGCCATGTTGATGCTCTTCTGTGACTGCTCCCGCCACCTTATCAC GATTCTTGATGACATAGAAGTTTATGAAGAGCAGATTTCATTCAAACTGGAAGAGCTTGTTACCATCTCGTCTTTTCTGAATTCCTTTGTATTTAAGATGATCTGGGATGGAATTGTAG AGAACGCCAGAGGGGAGACCCTGGAGCTGTTTCATTCTGTCCATGGCTGGCTCATGGTCTTATATGAAAGGGACTGCCGCAGGCGTTTTGCTCCTGAGGATCACTGGTTACGCAA GGACCTCAAACCCAGCGTGCTCTTCCAGGAGCTGGACAAGGACAAGAAACGAGCCCAGCTGCTCCTGCAGTACATCCCGCACGTCATTCCCCACAAGAAT agggTGCTGCTTTTCCGAAATATGGTtacaaaggagaaagagaagcttGGGCTGGTTGAAACCAGCTCCGCATCACCTCATGTCACACACATCACTATCCGCCGCTCACGTATGCTGGAG GATGGATATGAACAGCTACGGCAGCTTTCCCAAAATGCCATGAAGGGAGTGATCAGAGTGAAGTTTGTGAATGATCTGGGTGTCGATGAGGCTGGTATTGATCAAGATGGTGTCTTCAAAGAGTTTCTGGAAGAGATAATAAAGAAGGTGTTTGACCCTGCACTCAACTTGTTCAAG ACAACCAGTGGTGATGAGAGGCTGTATCCATCCCCAACATCCTACATTCATGAGAACTACCTACAGCTCTTTGAGTTTGTGGGGAAGATGCTTGGGAAGGCTGTATATGAG GGAATAGTTGTGGATGTACCgtttgcttccttctttttgaGTCAGCTACTTGGGCACCACCACAGTGTCTTCTACAGCTCCGTAGATGAACTTCCCTCCTTGGACTCCGAGTTCTATAAAAATCTCACTTCAATTAAG CGTTATGATGGTGATATCAGTGACTTGGGCTTAACGCTGTCCTACGATGAAGATGTGATGGGTCAG
- the UBE3B gene encoding ubiquitin-protein ligase E3B isoform X12, giving the protein MFSASQSSKAQFLDKARQAREERRELKERERAAVQIQALIRRFLCRCRLQREIRREVEDFFGANESGSSKRSALSIFRIARKLLFVFNHKEDKERFEKLCRCILNSMDVENEPKVWYVSLALCKDLTLLWIKQIKDILWFCCEFLKQLKPDILQDSRLVNLHLTMLVTFTDTSTWKILRGKGETLRPAMNHICANIMGHLNQKGFFSVLQILLTNGLARSRPSLSKGSLTAVFSLALRPVVAAQFSDNLLRSFLIHIMSVPAIMTHLATLTPERLAVIESHDLFRKFILFLSCEAQCRDVCVCLEGSHTLCLLGNLVYLGSLNDKVLEEETAHFVGVLIHMLSYCQKYVSQKKSNLTHWHPVLGWFSQTVDYGLNESMPLLTKQLQHLWGVHMIRILFSDVLSKKLLENQEIAQLPTQPVSPQNSLPMKNLFKRAFQKSASVRNILKPVGGKRVDSAEVQKVCSICVLYQTTLTTLTQIRLQILTGLTYLDDLLPKLWAFICELGPQGGLKLFLECLNNDTEESKRLLAMLMLFCDCSRHLITILDDIEVYEEQISFKLEELVTISSFLNSFVFKMIWDGIVENARGETLELFHSVHGWLMVLYERDCRRRFAPEDHWLRKDLKPSVLFQELDKDKKRAQLLLQYIPHVIPHKNRVLLFRNMVTKEKEKLGLVETSSASPHVTHITIRRSRMLEDGYEQLRQLSQNAMKGVIRVKFVNDLGVDEAGIDQDGVFKEFLEEIIKKVFDPALNLFKTTSGDERLYPSPTSYIHENYLQLFEFVGKMLGKAVYEGIVVDVPFASFFLSQLLGHHHSVFYSSVDELPSLDSEFYKNLTSIKDQLHPSHGSLPHAHANQESDSSTHQWIQVDH; this is encoded by the exons ATGTTCAGTGCGAGCCAGTCCTCCAAAGCCCAGTTCCTCGACAAAGCGCGCCAGGCTCGGGAGGAGCGGAGGGAGCTGAAGGAGAGGGAGCGTGCTGCCGTCCAGATCCAGGCTCTGATCAGAAGATTTCTCTGTCGGTGCCGCCTGCAGAGGGAGATAAG GAGAGAAGTGGAGGATTTCTTTGGGGCAAATGAATCTGGCTCAAGTAAAAGAAGTGCTCTTTCTATCTTCAGAATTGCGAGGAAACTGCTGTTTGTATTTAATCATAAAGAGGACAAAGAG agattTGAAAAGCTGTGCCGTTGTATTCTGAATAGTATGGATGTTGAGAATGAGCCCAAG GTGTGGTATGTGTCACTGGCACTCTGCAAGGATCTTACACTCTTATGGATCAAACAGATCAAAGacattttgtggttttgctgTGAATTTCTCAAGCAGCTTAAg CCTGACATCTTACAAGACTCCAGACTGGTCAATTTGCACCTCACAATGCTTGTCACCTTCACAGACACTTCTACGTGGAAAATCCTTCGGGGAAAAG GTGAAACCCTGAGGCCTGCCATGAACCACATCTGTGCAAACATCATGGGACATCTAAatcagaagggatttttttctgtgctgcag atttTGCTAACTAATGGCTTGGCAAGATCCAGACCTTCCTTGTCCAAAGGCTCTTTAACTGCCGTCTTCTCTCTTGCATTGCG CCCTGTGGTTGCTGCGCAGTTTTCAGACAATCTGTTGAGGTCATTTCTGATCCATATCATGTCTGTGCCTGCTATAATGACTCATCTTGCTACTCTAACACCTGAG CGTCTGGCAGTGATAGAATCTCATGATCTTTTCCGCAAGTTCATCCTATTTTTAAGTTGTGAAGCACAATGTCGAGATGTCTGCGTATGCCTAGAAGGAAGTCACACTCTTTGTTTGTTGG GTAATCTTGTGTACTTGGGCTCCTTGAATGACAAAGTTCTTGAGGAGGAGACAGCTCATTTTGTGGGTGTGCTTATTCACATGCTCTCCTACTGCCAGAAGTACGTTTCACAAAAGAAATCCAACCTCACCCACTGGCATCCTGTTCTTGGCTGGTTTTCACAGACTGTGGATTATGG ATTGAATGAGTCCATGCCTCTGCTGACAAAGCAACTGCAGCATCTCTGGGGAGTCCATATGATCCGCATCCTCTTCAGTGATGTGCTCAGCAAGAAATTGCTGGAGAATCAGGAAATAGCTCAGCTGCCGACACAGCCAGTTTCCCCTCAGAACAGCCTTCCTATGAAGA ATCTTTTCAAGAGAGCTTTCCAGAAGTCTGCATCTGTCCGCAACATTCTCAAGCCTGTTGGGGGCAAGCGAGTGGACTCAGCAGAAGTACAGAAGGTGTGCAGTATCTGTGTCCTGTACCAAACCACGCTCACAACGCTGACGCAGATCCGCCTGCAGATACTCACAG GCCTCACTTACCTGGATGATCTGTTGCCCAAATTATGGGCTTTTATCTGTGAGCTGGGACCACAGGGCGGGTTAAAACTCTTCTTGGAGTGCTTGAATAATGATACGGAGGAATCCAAGAGGCTGCTGGCCATGTTGATGCTCTTCTGTGACTGCTCCCGCCACCTTATCAC GATTCTTGATGACATAGAAGTTTATGAAGAGCAGATTTCATTCAAACTGGAAGAGCTTGTTACCATCTCGTCTTTTCTGAATTCCTTTGTATTTAAGATGATCTGGGATGGAATTGTAG AGAACGCCAGAGGGGAGACCCTGGAGCTGTTTCATTCTGTCCATGGCTGGCTCATGGTCTTATATGAAAGGGACTGCCGCAGGCGTTTTGCTCCTGAGGATCACTGGTTACGCAA GGACCTCAAACCCAGCGTGCTCTTCCAGGAGCTGGACAAGGACAAGAAACGAGCCCAGCTGCTCCTGCAGTACATCCCGCACGTCATTCCCCACAAGAAT agggTGCTGCTTTTCCGAAATATGGTtacaaaggagaaagagaagcttGGGCTGGTTGAAACCAGCTCCGCATCACCTCATGTCACACACATCACTATCCGCCGCTCACGTATGCTGGAG GATGGATATGAACAGCTACGGCAGCTTTCCCAAAATGCCATGAAGGGAGTGATCAGAGTGAAGTTTGTGAATGATCTGGGTGTCGATGAGGCTGGTATTGATCAAGATGGTGTCTTCAAAGAGTTTCTGGAAGAGATAATAAAGAAGGTGTTTGACCCTGCACTCAACTTGTTCAAG ACAACCAGTGGTGATGAGAGGCTGTATCCATCCCCAACATCCTACATTCATGAGAACTACCTACAGCTCTTTGAGTTTGTGGGGAAGATGCTTGGGAAGGCTGTATATGAG GGAATAGTTGTGGATGTACCgtttgcttccttctttttgaGTCAGCTACTTGGGCACCACCACAGTGTCTTCTACAGCTCCGTAGATGAACTTCCCTCCTTGGACTCCGAGTTCTATAAAAATCTCACTTCAATTAAG